In a single window of the Elaeis guineensis isolate ETL-2024a chromosome 8, EG11, whole genome shotgun sequence genome:
- the LOC140851105 gene encoding sufE-like protein 1, chloroplastic/mitochondrial, which translates to MSSLSSSLRLFSPKLRQTFPKSPFLPSKPFFFSSPISFQRLPRSPLSEPLRAQQQHQRQQREAEVDLSVLPPRLQEIIALFQTVAEPKAKYQQLLHYGAQLPPLDPRFKTDDHRVRGCVSQVWVRAFRDADDHAAVRFEADSDSALTKGLAALLVFGLSGYPATVVASVPPGFVHLLGLQQSLTPSRNNGFLNMLKLMQQKALQFYSEVGDSEINGVSESKGSNSGAKDGVLDDKNTILGEKTDKTGKDSIFGEVSSANWSGDSLPFGDLMVDGHGMNSADGVQKSSNGGIGGRRERIRQRLERELSPVELEVEDISYQHAGHAGVRGNGDGETHFNLRVVSKEFEGKSLVKRHRLVYDLLQEELQSGLHALSIDAKTPSEA; encoded by the coding sequence ATGTcgtccctctcctcttctctccgCCTCTTCTCCCCCAAACTCCGCCAAACCTTCCCCAAATCCCCCTTCCTCCCTTCcaaacctttcttcttctcttctcccatCTCCTTCCAACGCCTCCCTAGATCCCCTCTTTCCGAGCCCCTCAGAGCCCAGCAGCAGCACCAGCGCCAGCAGCGAGAGGCCGAGGTCGATCTCTCCGTGCTACCTCCCAGATTGCAAGAAATCATCGCCCTCTTCCAGACTGTCGCGGAACCCAAGGCCAAGTACCAACAGCTTCTCCACTACGGCGCCCAGCTCCCCCCTCTCGACCCCCGCTTCAAGACCGACGACCATCGCGTCCGCGGCTGCGTCTCCCAGGTCTGGGTCCGCGCCTTCCGCGACGCCGACGACCACGCCGCCGTCCGCTTCGAGGCGGACTCCGACTCCGCGCTCACCAAGGGACTGGCTGCGCTCCTTGTCTTCGGTCTCTCTGGCTACCCCGCTACCGTCGTCGCCTCCGTCCCGCCCGGCTTCGTCCACCTGCTCGGCCTTCAGCAGAGCCTTACGCCCTCCCGGAATAACGGGTTCCTGAACATGCTCAAGCTCATGCAGCAGAAGGCCCTCCAGTTCTATTCCGAGGTCGGTGATTCGGAAattaacggggtttcagaatccAAGGGATCGAATTCGGGTGCCAAAGATGGAGTCTTGGACGATAAAAATACGATCTTGGGTGAAAAAACTGATAAAACTGGCAAAGATTCGATCTTTGGAGAGGTTTCGAGTGCAAACTGGAGCGGCGATTCGCTACCCTTTGGGGATTTGATGGTTGATGGACATGGTATGAATAGCGCCGATGGAGTGCAGAAAAGTTCGAATGGTGGGATTGGTGGGAGAAGGGAGAGGATAAGGCAGAGATTGGAGAGGGAGCTCTCTCCGGTGGAATTGGAAGTGGAGGATATATCATATCAACACGCCGGCCATGCTGGGGTTAGGGGGAATGGTGATGGAGAGACCCATTTCAATCTGAGGGTGGTATCCAAAGAGTTTGAAGGGAAGAGTTTGGTGAAGAGGCACAGGCTTGTTTATGACTTGTTGCAAGAGGAGTTGCAGAGTGGGTTGCACGCCCTCTCCATAGATGCAAAGACTCCATCTGAAGCCTAA